Proteins encoded within one genomic window of Arachis ipaensis cultivar K30076 chromosome B08, Araip1.1, whole genome shotgun sequence:
- the LOC107612051 gene encoding hydroxyisourate hydrolase isoform X1 produces MCYFRVMEPLLHGDYPTSMKKIAGERIPTFTDRESKLVKGSYDFIGLIHYTNINITDNSLVLESNLRDFSADMAVLMNGSDLFANAEYPIEPWGLIEELNHFKLNYGKPPMLHCIIIIVVVLIM; encoded by the exons ATGTGCTATTTCAGGGTGATGGAGCCCTTATTGCATGGAGACTATCCCACTTCCATGAAGAAAATTGCAGGCGAAAGAATTCCAACCTTCACAGATCGTGAATCAAAACTAGTTAAGGGTTCATATGACTTCATAGGTTTAATTCACTACACAAATATTAATATCACAGACAATTCCTTGGTTCTGGAGAGCAATCTGAGAGATTTCAGTGCAGATATGGCCGTGCTCATGA ATGGATCTGATTTGTTTGCAAATGCTGAG TACCCTATTGAACCATGGGGTCTGATTGAAGAACTGAATCATTTCAAGCTCAATTATGGCAAACCCCCAATGCTTCACtgtataattattattgttgttgttcttattatgtaa
- the LOC107612051 gene encoding hydroxyisourate hydrolase isoform X2: protein MCYFRVMEPLLHGDYPTSMKKIAGERIPTFTDRESKLVKGSYDFIGLIHYTNINITDNSLVLESNLRDFSADMAVLMNGSDLFANAEVGLH from the exons ATGTGCTATTTCAGGGTGATGGAGCCCTTATTGCATGGAGACTATCCCACTTCCATGAAGAAAATTGCAGGCGAAAGAATTCCAACCTTCACAGATCGTGAATCAAAACTAGTTAAGGGTTCATATGACTTCATAGGTTTAATTCACTACACAAATATTAATATCACAGACAATTCCTTGGTTCTGGAGAGCAATCTGAGAGATTTCAGTGCAGATATGGCCGTGCTCATGA ATGGATCTGATTTGTTTGCAAATGCTGAG gttGGTTTGCATTAA
- the LOC107611343 gene encoding uncharacterized protein LOC107611343, which yields MTGIGREKELTPLRMWASLTSPKATQFQVTLGTLVPLSGTWDLALYGGRSEPHGEGTSGDQHQRRIPSEVRFPKGEEQPHSADLIGLLHGHQGRLEQLEQELEQQCEVERSLRKQIKRRRELEEKLSKLESNLQSKDSRTAQEDTPLGGEDPFTEDILRAKVPRNFKSPGMNLYNGTIDPKHHLGNFKSWMYLADASDATRCKAFPTTLTKVAMKWFDSLPPRSVTNFDDLAHKFLTRFSIQKDKVKHAPSLPRVKQEVKEPLRDYIERFNKVCLKIQDLPTEAVIIELVNGLREGSFSQSISKRHPTSLNDVQERAERKICHIEKLPPPCPIKTKKGGSHNEYCEYHKLYGHSTNDCYDLKNVIEKLATEGRLDRYLMERSDSHRKRKKDDEDLDQRGPPPQTPERHVHMILGGFAGGGLIKRLG from the exons ATGACGGGCATAGGACGTGAGAAGGAACTCACTCCATTGAGGATGTGGGCCTCACTTACAAGCCCAAAGGCgacccagtttcaggtaaccctcggaacattggtgccgttgtcggGAACCTGGGATCTAGCACTATATGGCGGACGATCA GAACCACATGGTGAAGGTACTTCTGGCGACCAACACCAAAGGAGAATCCCCTCTGAGGTTCGTTTCCCTAAAGGAGAAGAACAACCTCATAGTGCCGACCTCATAGGATTGCTGCATGGACATCAGGGCCGACTTGAGCAACTGGAGCAAGAATTAGAGCAACAGTGTGAGGTAGAGAGAAGCCTAAGGAAGCAGATCAAACGGCGAAGAGAGCTGGAGGAGAAGCTCTCAAAGTTAGAATCTAACCTTCAAAGCAAGGATTCCCGCACAGCTCAGGAAGATACCCCACTAGGGGGAGAAGATCCTTTTACTGAGGACATCTTGCGGGCTAAAGTTCCCAGAAACTTCAAGAGCCCTGGCATGAATCTATACAATGGGACAATCGACCCAAAGCATCACCTCGGCAATTTCAAAAGTTGGATGTACTTGGCCGACGCCTCAGATGCTACTCGCTGCAAGGCCTTCCCGACGACCTTGACAAAAGTGGCCATGAAATGGTTTGATAGCCTGCCCCCTAGATCGGTTACCAACTTCGACGACCTTGCGCACAAATTCCTTACACGATTTTCAATTCAAAAAGATAAGGTTAAGCATGCACCTAGCCTACCCAGAGTTAAACAAGAGGTCAAAGAGCCCCTGAGGGACTACATAGAGAGATTCAACAAAGTATGCTTGAAAATTCAGGACCTACCTACTGAGGCGGTAATAATAGAACTGGTCAACGGTCTCCGAGAAGGATCCTTCTCCCAGTCCATCTCAAAAAGACACCCAACTTCTTTGAACGATGTACAAGAGCGAGCTGAAag GAAAATTTGTCACATCGAGAAGCTTCCTCCCCCGTGTCCGATAAAAACCAAAAAGGGCGGAAGCCATAATGAGTATTGTGAGTACCACAAGTTATACGGACATTCAACAAATGATTGTTACGAcctaaaaaatgtgatagaaaagctggccacgGAAGGTCGGTTAgacagatatctcatggaaaggtcagaCAGTcacagaaaaaggaaaaaagacgACGAAGACCTCGACCAAAGAGGTCCGCCCCCGCAGACTCCAGAACGACATGTTCACATGATATTGGGAGGATTTGCTGGCGGGGGGCTGATCAAGCGTCTCGGATGA